One window of Mesoplasma syrphidae genomic DNA carries:
- a CDS encoding signal peptidase II, with product MWLELSQNLKNRDYQWKFKLAICSPIFVILVALDWISKAIVVAKMEQDGSPITIIKNFLDFKFIINMGSAGGANADKLALTITLATISAIVLIIAFIFLTDRKVLIGITIILSGAIGNLVARAWAPPNLMGQYGGVVDFISVASWLQLPWAKNAIFNLADIWVNIGVIWFIIAIIIEGTKQLKVYMKAKKNSQSEKETGV from the coding sequence ATGTGATTAGAGTTAAGTCAAAATTTAAAAAATCGTGATTATCAATGAAAATTTAAATTAGCAATATGTTCACCAATTTTTGTTATTTTAGTTGCCTTGGATTGAATATCAAAAGCAATCGTTGTTGCCAAAATGGAGCAGGATGGCTCTCCAATTACCATTATTAAAAATTTTCTTGATTTTAAATTTATTATTAACATGGGTTCTGCTGGTGGAGCCAATGCTGACAAACTAGCATTAACTATCACATTAGCAACAATATCAGCAATTGTATTAATTATTGCTTTTATTTTCTTGACAGATCGTAAAGTTTTGATAGGGATTACCATTATACTATCTGGAGCTATTGGAAATTTAGTCGCAAGAGCTTGAGCACCACCAAATCTAATGGGTCAATATGGAGGAGTTGTTGATTTTATTAGTGTCGCTTCATGATTGCAACTTCCATGAGCCAAAAATGCAATTTTCAATTTGGCAGACATTTGAGTCAACATTGGTGTTATTTGATTCATTATAGCGATTATTATTGAAGGTACCAAGCAATTGAAAGTTTATATGAAAGCCAAAAAGAATAGTCAATCAGAAAAGGAAACAGGGGTTTAG
- a CDS encoding RluA family pseudouridine synthase, with product MEKQIKIIAKAKSNRLDKYLAEALKEEHDLSRAFIQKLIKDQNIQINGIFAESQKVNIAENDVITITIPAPKSTEVIAEKIDFEIIYQDQDILVINKPNNIVVHPGAGNTSGTLVNGLLEAIDDLSSIGGVERPGIVHRLDRQTTGLLIVAKNDKAHKVMSQMLVDHEVYKEYQALVWGVISENKGIIDAPIGRHQNDRKKMMVTNKNAKHAKTNFEVIERFDNASLVRCSIETGRTHQIRVHFNFIKHPIMGDPMYGRLTDKDTNWGQYLHAYKLVFNHPITNERMEFIADLPKEFSDKIKELKGEA from the coding sequence ATGGAAAAACAAATTAAAATTATTGCCAAAGCTAAAAGCAATCGCTTAGATAAGTATTTAGCAGAGGCATTAAAAGAAGAGCATGATCTTTCAAGAGCTTTTATTCAAAAGCTTATTAAAGATCAAAATATTCAAATTAATGGTATTTTTGCTGAATCTCAAAAAGTTAATATTGCTGAAAATGATGTAATCACAATTACTATTCCCGCACCAAAATCAACTGAAGTTATTGCTGAAAAAATTGACTTTGAAATTATTTATCAGGATCAAGACATTTTAGTAATTAATAAACCAAATAATATTGTAGTTCATCCAGGAGCTGGCAATACAAGTGGAACTTTAGTTAATGGGTTGTTAGAGGCTATTGATGATTTGTCTTCAATTGGGGGTGTTGAACGTCCTGGTATTGTTCACCGTTTAGATCGCCAAACTACCGGATTATTAATTGTTGCCAAAAATGATAAGGCTCATAAAGTAATGTCACAAATGTTAGTTGATCATGAAGTATATAAAGAGTATCAAGCTTTGGTATGAGGTGTGATTTCTGAAAATAAGGGAATTATTGATGCACCAATTGGCCGTCATCAAAATGACCGTAAAAAAATGATGGTGACAAACAAAAATGCAAAGCACGCCAAAACAAACTTTGAAGTTATTGAACGTTTTGATAATGCAAGTCTCGTTCGCTGTTCAATTGAGACTGGACGAACTCATCAAATCAGAGTTCACTTCAATTTTATTAAACATCCAATCATGGGCGATCCGATGTATGGACGCTTAACAGATAAGGATACTAACTGAGGACAATATTTGCATGCATATAAATTAGTATTTAATCATCCGATTACAAATGAAAGAATGGAGTTTATAGCTGACCTTCCGAAGGAATTTAGTGATAAAATTAAAGAATTAAAGGGGGAAGCATAA
- a CDS encoding deoxycytidylate deaminase, whose product MTVAKASAMRSKDPSTQVGAVIVNKLNQIISTGYNGFPRGINDDEFPWINSGEDWGNLKYPYVAHAELNAIVSARTDLTGCDVYVTLFPCNECTKIIIQAGINRIYFIDDKYHNEKEFIASRKMLDAAKISYDQLPNLEITIKVKQK is encoded by the coding sequence ATGACTGTTGCCAAAGCGAGTGCAATGCGAAGTAAAGATCCTTCAACTCAAGTTGGCGCCGTTATTGTTAATAAACTAAACCAAATTATTTCAACAGGTTATAACGGATTTCCTCGAGGGATTAATGATGATGAATTTCCATGAATAAATTCTGGTGAGGATTGAGGAAATTTAAAGTATCCGTATGTTGCTCATGCGGAGCTAAATGCAATTGTGAGTGCGAGAACAGATTTAACTGGATGTGATGTTTATGTGACATTGTTTCCTTGTAATGAATGTACAAAAATTATTATTCAAGCCGGAATTAATCGAATTTATTTTATTGATGACAAATATCATAATGAGAAGGAATTTATTGCTTCTCGAAAAATGTTGGATGCTGCAAAAATTTCTTATGATCAGCTTCCAAACTTGGAAATAACAATTAAAGTAAAACAAAAATAA
- a CDS encoding alpha/beta hydrolase, which yields MKKKHYLYNLTIITKTIWNYKTIKSKAKINFEKYKTFCYNYPRNGKWINEDGTVIFSNNLQYHFDDLKSKYMMVKTFENNDLETLELATAKGPISALVAKNSKSNKWVIGLHGWTEDKYLALRLVFHYYQQGYNILTFDAFAHGLTYGDKTDIGMSSVEIIDCLIEHLQKTYSPQSIGLIGNSMGASTSVLYSQIGKYKNKINWVVADCGFSSLKQQYRYFIENNFFHNCWWIEGYQFTKKFSKETKTNQNKYNLTKGMKRCSEVPILFIHGQKDTFVPWWMSQEMYDKKRLYETNIQSEIWTPPDANHVAVIAKHYELYKTKTLEFGNKWEKNNEIK from the coding sequence ATGAAAAAAAAACACTATTTGTATAATTTAACAATTATTACTAAAACAATTTGAAATTATAAGACTATTAAAAGTAAGGCAAAAATTAATTTTGAAAAATATAAAACTTTTTGCTACAACTATCCCCGCAATGGTAAATGAATTAATGAAGATGGAACCGTAATTTTTTCAAATAATTTACAGTATCATTTTGATGATTTAAAAAGCAAATATATGATGGTAAAAACTTTTGAAAATAATGATCTGGAAACTTTGGAATTGGCAACTGCCAAAGGACCAATTAGTGCGTTAGTTGCAAAAAACTCTAAGTCAAATAAGTGAGTCATTGGTCTTCATGGCTGAACAGAAGACAAATATTTAGCTTTGCGATTAGTGTTTCATTATTATCAACAAGGCTATAATATTTTGACATTTGATGCCTTTGCTCATGGTTTAACATATGGAGATAAAACAGATATTGGAATGTCTTCAGTTGAAATTATTGACTGTTTAATTGAGCATTTGCAAAAAACATATAGCCCTCAATCAATTGGATTAATTGGCAATAGTATGGGAGCATCAACAAGCGTTTTATATAGTCAAATAGGTAAATATAAAAATAAGATTAATTGAGTCGTTGCTGATTGCGGATTTAGTTCACTTAAACAGCAATATCGATATTTTATTGAAAATAACTTTTTTCATAATTGTTGATGAATCGAGGGGTACCAGTTTACAAAAAAATTTAGTAAGGAAACCAAAACTAATCAAAACAAATACAATCTAACAAAGGGAATGAAAAGGTGCTCTGAAGTTCCAATTTTATTTATTCATGGTCAAAAGGATACTTTTGTTCCATGATGAATGAGTCAAGAAATGTATGACAAAAAACGATTATATGAGACTAATATTCAAAGCGAAATTTGAACTCCGCCTGATGCAAATCACGTCGCAGTAATTGCAAAACACTATGAATTATATAAGACTAAAACTTTAGAATTTGGTAACAAATGGGAGAAAAATAATGAGATTAAGTAA
- a CDS encoding amino acid permease, translated as MRLSKKYGFWTVLASTLTAIVGSSIIISFNMVFSLANQNPILMILAWVLGAMIVIPEAMIMIEPSIAYQESGGAYAWIKKCNWKILAFWFGWVLVLFVSATSLAGSCSAMAGIVGEISGIKNIYFTKFLAIAILIVMGAIQILIRNSSKYTQFIFLVAKALPILLVFILALIFGSKDGLLSNENINNDLGKAYVSAALLIPAITYTGFAYSGHEFPTYITAEIENPKKTVPLTIIGAVLIVLVIYVAYGIALLSLAKTAGDLPMNGTSLGALNIPDWAKLTFNIMAIFLFVGSINAFLMFQSRLIHKLAESGDAHAVFGRIYSKSNQPYMAIILLSTIAIFYIIFNDVTQIISSFALATTVLKLLLDASVIKLRYSDKKYVRIYNNVTFWIFMSLSIITAIITLVGSIYLMVIYPLNQWEQYKTVFSAIWRPLLMILVAAGVFVLGFLKVRYENKRQLKNSTKVAEVEENN; from the coding sequence ATGAGATTAAGTAAAAAGTATGGTTTTTGAACTGTATTGGCATCAACATTAACTGCAATAGTTGGATCAAGTATTATTATTTCGTTCAATATGGTATTTAGTTTAGCTAATCAAAACCCAATTTTAATGATTCTAGCATGAGTATTGGGAGCTATGATTGTAATACCAGAGGCAATGATAATGATTGAACCTTCAATTGCCTATCAGGAAAGTGGAGGAGCTTATGCCTGAATTAAAAAGTGCAACTGAAAAATTTTAGCATTTTGATTTGGCTGAGTTTTAGTATTATTCGTTTCAGCAACTTCATTGGCAGGTTCTTGTTCAGCAATGGCGGGAATTGTTGGTGAAATATCTGGGATTAAAAATATTTACTTTACAAAGTTTTTAGCAATCGCTATTTTAATAGTTATGGGGGCAATTCAAATTTTGATTCGTAACAGTTCAAAGTACACGCAATTTATTTTTTTAGTGGCTAAGGCTTTACCAATTCTTTTAGTGTTTATTTTAGCATTGATATTTGGATCAAAAGATGGGTTATTAAGTAATGAAAATATCAATAATGATTTGGGAAAAGCTTATGTTTCAGCAGCGCTATTAATTCCGGCAATTACATACACTGGATTTGCTTATTCAGGTCATGAGTTTCCAACATACATAACAGCTGAAATCGAAAACCCTAAAAAAACTGTTCCGCTAACAATTATTGGAGCTGTTTTAATTGTATTAGTAATTTATGTGGCCTATGGAATTGCGTTATTGTCACTAGCAAAAACAGCGGGTGACTTACCAATGAATGGTACTTCATTGGGTGCTTTAAATATTCCAGATTGGGCAAAATTAACCTTTAACATTATGGCTATTTTCTTATTCGTTGGATCAATCAATGCCTTCTTAATGTTTCAATCGCGTTTAATTCATAAGCTTGCTGAATCTGGTGATGCACATGCAGTTTTTGGAAGAATTTACTCAAAATCTAATCAACCATATATGGCAATTATTTTATTAAGCACAATTGCAATCTTTTATATTATTTTCAACGATGTTACACAGATTATTTCATCATTTGCCTTAGCAACTACGGTTTTAAAACTCTTGTTAGATGCTTCTGTAATTAAATTACGCTATTCTGATAAAAAATATGTTCGTATTTATAATAATGTAACTTTTTGAATTTTTATGAGCTTAAGTATTATAACTGCGATAATAACTTTAGTAGGTTCAATTTATTTAATGGTAATTTATCCATTAAATCAATGAGAACAGTATAAAACAGTTTTCTCAGCAATTTGAAGACCATTACTAATGATTTTGGTTGCAGCAGGAGTTTTTGTTTTAGGATTTTTAAAAGTTCGCTATGAAAATAAGCGTCAACTAAAAAACTCTACAAAAGTGGCTGAAGTTGAAGAAAACAATTAA
- a CDS encoding holo-ACP synthase, giving the protein MIKKIGIDIVENSRIKLTQVFLEKFLSAKELLIIESFENEQRKLEFAAGRWAVKEAIIKTLDIWISPTLIDIGYHNKRPVILTPGMEAIHVSISHETNYAVGMAVREDD; this is encoded by the coding sequence ATGATAAAAAAAATTGGAATTGATATTGTTGAAAATTCGCGCATTAAATTAACACAGGTTTTTTTGGAAAAATTTTTGTCAGCTAAAGAGTTGCTAATAATTGAGTCATTTGAAAATGAGCAACGAAAACTGGAATTTGCAGCTGGTCGGTGAGCAGTTAAAGAGGCAATTATTAAGACTTTAGATATTTGAATCTCACCAACTTTAATTGACATTGGGTATCATAATAAGAGACCAGTAATTTTAACACCAGGAATGGAAGCAATTCATGTTTCAATATCACATGAAACAAACTATGCAGTAGGAATGGCGGTGAGAGAAGATGATTAA
- a CDS encoding dihydrofolate reductase, whose protein sequence is MIKLIWAQTCDGVIGKENKLPWSIKSEMDYFRKTTLNQAVLMGSATFVGMGSKALKNRLNYVLTREPSRFEKNANENLVFIKDPQILIDKYLHNPDQDLYVIGGAQVFQIFFDNCDELLRSIIKKPYLGDVYMPQFNYNKFSKVRQNDYEEFTVEIYKRVQNGKTSY, encoded by the coding sequence ATGATTAAATTAATTTGAGCTCAAACCTGTGATGGAGTCATTGGCAAAGAAAACAAGCTTCCTTGATCGATTAAAAGTGAAATGGATTACTTTCGTAAAACGACTTTAAACCAAGCAGTATTAATGGGTTCAGCTACATTTGTTGGTATGGGTTCAAAAGCACTAAAAAATCGCTTAAATTATGTTTTGACACGTGAGCCCAGTCGTTTTGAAAAAAATGCTAATGAAAATTTGGTGTTTATAAAAGATCCACAAATACTAATTGATAAGTACTTACATAATCCTGATCAAGATCTGTATGTAATCGGTGGAGCACAAGTGTTTCAAATATTTTTTGATAATTGTGATGAATTATTACGTAGTATTATTAAAAAACCATATTTAGGGGATGTATATATGCCTCAATTCAATTACAATAAGTTTAGTAAGGTAAGGCAAAATGATTATGAGGAATTTACCGTAGAAATATATAAGAGGGTACAAAATGGCAAAACAAGCTATTAA
- a CDS encoding lysophospholipid acyltransferase family protein, producing MAKQAIKENNLEVKDLEVETATIVETNSELKEEAKLMKPSNESNSTTAVIDDEAGKPKEKANFSKAKMLFMWWPLWRISRKSKKIVKKNRNDPNTYSEEYRYQWVKKAVNKVLFTLNVDIKIEGIENWLDRGVILAPNHQSNIDPAILIAINDFSRQQPLAFIAKEELWDDKNYGAFVRLIDCVPLDRRSPRSALTAFKEAKDLVVDYKRSLVIFPEGTRSGTQEIGEFHAAALKVAQMANAPVVPVTIINSHQVFAEKRPKRVEIKVVFGKPIMPAKHISLKTEDLTKNVRKEVVANMQKWEHEPMRYELKKLSKKDIKALEKDIKQKEESQKNKKKKSFKDLFKIVD from the coding sequence ATGGCAAAACAAGCTATTAAAGAGAATAATTTAGAAGTTAAAGATTTAGAAGTGGAAACAGCAACAATTGTTGAAACAAACTCAGAACTTAAAGAAGAAGCAAAATTAATGAAACCATCAAACGAATCAAACAGCACTACAGCTGTTATTGATGATGAAGCTGGTAAACCAAAAGAGAAAGCAAATTTTAGTAAAGCTAAAATGTTATTTATGTGATGACCACTATGACGTATTTCACGTAAGTCAAAAAAAATAGTTAAAAAAAATCGTAATGACCCAAACACATATTCTGAAGAGTACCGTTATCAATGAGTTAAAAAGGCCGTCAATAAGGTTTTATTTACGCTGAATGTTGATATTAAGATTGAAGGAATTGAAAATTGATTAGATCGTGGGGTTATTTTAGCCCCTAATCATCAATCAAATATTGATCCGGCGATTTTAATCGCTATTAATGACTTTAGTCGTCAACAACCATTAGCATTTATTGCCAAAGAAGAATTGTGAGATGATAAAAATTATGGAGCATTTGTTCGTTTAATTGATTGTGTTCCATTAGATCGTAGAAGTCCTCGCTCAGCACTTACAGCTTTTAAAGAAGCAAAAGATTTGGTAGTCGATTACAAACGTTCTTTAGTAATTTTTCCGGAAGGAACTCGTAGTGGAACTCAAGAAATTGGTGAATTTCATGCTGCAGCCTTAAAAGTTGCCCAAATGGCAAACGCGCCAGTTGTGCCAGTCACAATAATCAATTCGCATCAAGTATTTGCTGAAAAGCGCCCTAAACGTGTAGAAATTAAAGTTGTTTTTGGTAAACCAATTATGCCAGCTAAACATATTTCTTTAAAAACAGAGGATTTAACAAAAAACGTTCGTAAGGAAGTTGTTGCCAATATGCAAAAATGAGAACATGAGCCAATGCGTTATGAACTTAAAAAACTTTCTAAAAAAGATATCAAAGCCTTAGAAAAAGATATTAAACAAAAAGAAGAAAGTCAAAAAAATAAAAAGAAGAAATCTTTTAAAGATCTTTTCAAAATCGTTGATTAA
- a CDS encoding ABC transporter ATP-binding protein has protein sequence MKHKTPIIKINNLSKIYPNGYGIFNIDLCVNQGEVFGYLGPNGAGKSTTIRTIMGYIKPDQGSCEVFDYSSWKDAATIQSQVGYLPGEIAFPEFMTGTEFIKLVYNLRNQTNWNEVEELIKYWEFDPNKKIKKMSKGMKQKVGLIIAFMHHPQLIILDEPTSGLDPLMQQKFINLVNQRKSQKTTFLMSSHIFEEIEKTCDNVAIIKSGKIVSSFDLEKLRQENERYYTVVFKSNDVLKKYKVLKQELNSVTYSVLPGQVPEFVKDLNNYEIEMISENPFSLEKYFMNFYKEEGEQHA, from the coding sequence ATGAAGCATAAAACACCGATTATTAAGATTAATAATCTTTCAAAAATTTATCCTAATGGATATGGAATTTTTAATATTGATCTTTGTGTTAATCAAGGAGAGGTATTTGGATATTTAGGTCCTAATGGAGCTGGAAAATCTACAACTATTAGAACAATTATGGGTTACATCAAACCTGATCAAGGGAGCTGCGAAGTTTTTGACTACAGTAGCTGAAAAGATGCTGCCACAATTCAAAGTCAAGTAGGCTATTTGCCAGGAGAAATTGCCTTTCCTGAATTCATGACAGGAACTGAATTTATTAAGTTGGTTTATAACTTAAGAAATCAAACAAATTGAAATGAAGTTGAGGAACTAATCAAATATTGAGAATTTGACCCAAATAAAAAAATCAAAAAAATGTCTAAGGGTATGAAGCAAAAAGTGGGTCTAATTATTGCCTTCATGCACCATCCACAGCTGATCATTTTGGATGAACCAACATCAGGATTGGACCCATTAATGCAGCAAAAGTTCATAAATTTAGTTAATCAGCGTAAGTCGCAAAAAACGACATTTTTAATGAGTTCACATATTTTTGAAGAAATTGAAAAAACTTGTGATAATGTGGCAATTATTAAAAGTGGTAAAATAGTATCTAGCTTTGATCTAGAAAAATTGCGACAAGAAAATGAACGCTATTACACTGTTGTATTTAAAAGTAATGATGTCTTAAAAAAATACAAAGTTTTGAAGCAAGAATTGAATAGTGTTACTTATAGTGTCTTACCAGGCCAAGTTCCCGAATTTGTTAAAGATTTAAATAACTATGAAATAGAAATGATTTCTGAGAATCCCTTTTCTTTAGAAAAATATTTCATGAATTTTTACAAAGAGGAAGGAGAACAACATGCTTAA